In a single window of the Halobaculum lipolyticum genome:
- a CDS encoding NUDIX hydrolase: protein MSSWTPDAPDFDDGRRHDWPGEPDWPVLESVVEYETGWQTAGYDLVEHPDGSTKKYYWSELATAVVVVARAGDDLLMVEQYRPTVRNTQLELPAGIVDAGESYTEAGRRELREETGFAADGLSLLGEVQCTTGLLRHTRGFVFAEGLEPVGQDLDDNEYLVPRTVPVEEAVEVARSPPTNDATLEGVLLAREEGLL from the coding sequence GTGAGTTCCTGGACCCCCGACGCGCCCGACTTCGACGACGGCCGACGACACGACTGGCCCGGCGAGCCGGACTGGCCCGTGCTGGAGTCGGTCGTCGAGTACGAGACGGGCTGGCAGACCGCCGGCTACGACCTCGTCGAACACCCCGACGGCTCCACCAAGAAGTACTACTGGTCGGAGTTGGCGACCGCCGTGGTCGTCGTCGCCCGCGCCGGCGACGACCTCCTCATGGTCGAGCAGTACCGCCCGACCGTCCGCAACACCCAACTGGAACTGCCGGCCGGCATCGTCGACGCCGGCGAGTCGTACACGGAGGCCGGTCGCCGCGAACTCCGCGAGGAGACGGGCTTCGCGGCCGACGGGCTGTCGCTGCTCGGCGAGGTGCAGTGTACGACCGGGCTGCTCCGCCACACCCGCGGGTTCGTGTTCGCGGAGGGGCTGGAGCCGGTCGGGCAGGACCTCGACGACAACGAGTACCTCGTCCCGCGGACGGTGCCCGTCGAGGAGGCCGTCGAGGTGGCGCGGTCGCCGCCGACGAACGACGCGACGCTGGAGGGGGTCCTGCTCGCCCGCGAGGAGGGGCTGCTGTAG
- a CDS encoding rhodanese-like domain-containing protein encodes MDGEITPEEVERLLDEGADVRVVDIRSPGAFARGHIPGSVNVPMPQLTGRVAELSGSERIVTVCPHGQASVQAASLIKSFEGTADATVESMAGGITSWEGAIESGDGAVDAAEGASDDGPQSPF; translated from the coding sequence ATGGACGGCGAGATCACACCCGAGGAGGTCGAGCGGCTCCTCGACGAGGGCGCGGACGTCCGCGTCGTCGACATCCGCTCGCCGGGGGCGTTCGCCCGCGGCCACATCCCCGGCTCCGTGAACGTCCCGATGCCGCAGCTCACCGGACGGGTCGCGGAGCTGTCGGGGAGCGAGCGTATCGTCACCGTCTGTCCCCACGGGCAGGCGAGCGTGCAGGCGGCGAGCCTCATCAAGTCGTTCGAGGGCACCGCCGACGCGACCGTCGAGAGCATGGCCGGCGGCATCACCTCGTGGGAGGGGGCGATCGAGTCCGGCGACGGCGCCGTCGACGCGGCCGAGGGCGCGAGCGACGACGGCCCGCAGTCACCGTTCTGA